One Microbacterium keratanolyticum DNA window includes the following coding sequences:
- a CDS encoding acetyl/propionyl/methylcrotonyl-CoA carboxylase subunit alpha, with the protein MPEIAKVLIANRGEIAVRIIRAARDSGLASVAVYADQDRDAMHARLADEAYALGGATSADTYLQIDKILSVARRSGADAVHPGYGFLAENADFARAVIGAGMIWIGPSPEAIEALGDKVTARHVAEKVGAPLAPGTPGPVSGADEVIAFAQEVGLPIAIKAAYGGGGRGLKVARELEEVAELFESATREAISAFGRGECFVEKYLDKPRHVETQCLADSAGNVVVISTRDCSLQRRHQKLVEEAPAPFLSDEQNRVLYEASKAILREVGYVGAGTCEFLIGADGTISFLEVNTRLQVEHPVSEEITGIDLVREQFRIAAGGLIDYEDPTPQGHSFEFRINGEDPGRGFLPQPGPIHVFKTFGGPGIRLDSGVTAGDAVSGAFDSLLAKIIVTGKDRDEALERARRALDEFEVAGLPTVIPFHRKVVRDPAFVGDGEKFDVFTRWIETEFVNDIPAWDGELEDPAVASGRHTVVVEVSGKRLEVSLPDRVAVAAGTAGRPAAVPPSRRSHATTASAGASGDAVKSPMQATVVKLAVEEGQQVVKGDLVVVLEAMKMEQPLQAHKDGVIGNVNATAGETVSAGHQLLTIS; encoded by the coding sequence ATGCCTGAAATCGCCAAGGTGCTCATCGCCAACCGCGGCGAAATCGCCGTCCGCATCATCCGTGCCGCCCGCGACTCCGGACTCGCGTCCGTCGCCGTCTACGCCGACCAGGACCGCGACGCCATGCACGCGCGTCTGGCCGACGAGGCCTATGCCCTCGGCGGCGCGACGAGCGCCGACACCTACCTGCAGATCGACAAGATCCTCTCGGTCGCCCGCCGCTCCGGTGCGGACGCCGTGCACCCCGGTTACGGATTCCTCGCTGAGAACGCCGACTTCGCCCGCGCCGTGATCGGTGCTGGCATGATCTGGATCGGCCCCTCGCCAGAGGCGATCGAGGCGCTCGGCGACAAGGTCACCGCACGCCACGTCGCCGAGAAGGTGGGCGCGCCCCTCGCTCCCGGAACCCCCGGCCCCGTCTCGGGCGCCGACGAGGTCATCGCCTTCGCGCAGGAGGTCGGCCTGCCCATCGCCATCAAGGCGGCCTACGGCGGGGGCGGCCGCGGCCTCAAGGTCGCCCGCGAACTCGAGGAGGTCGCCGAGCTCTTCGAGTCCGCCACCCGCGAGGCGATCAGCGCCTTCGGCCGTGGCGAGTGCTTCGTCGAGAAGTACCTCGACAAGCCGCGCCACGTCGAGACCCAGTGCCTCGCGGACTCCGCGGGCAACGTCGTCGTCATCTCGACGCGCGACTGCTCGCTGCAGCGCCGTCACCAGAAGCTCGTCGAAGAGGCGCCCGCGCCGTTCCTGAGCGACGAGCAGAACCGCGTCCTCTACGAGGCCTCCAAGGCGATTCTGCGAGAGGTCGGCTACGTCGGTGCGGGCACCTGCGAGTTCCTCATCGGCGCCGACGGCACGATCTCCTTCCTCGAGGTCAACACCCGTCTGCAGGTCGAGCACCCCGTCTCGGAGGAGATCACGGGCATCGACCTCGTGCGCGAGCAGTTCCGCATCGCCGCAGGCGGCCTCATCGACTACGAGGACCCGACACCGCAGGGCCATTCCTTCGAGTTCCGCATTAACGGCGAAGACCCCGGCCGCGGATTCCTTCCCCAGCCGGGCCCGATCCACGTCTTCAAGACCTTCGGCGGCCCCGGCATCCGTCTGGACTCCGGCGTCACCGCCGGCGACGCCGTCTCCGGCGCCTTCGACTCGCTGCTGGCGAAGATCATCGTCACGGGCAAGGACCGCGACGAGGCACTGGAGCGCGCGCGCCGCGCCCTCGACGAGTTCGAGGTCGCCGGCCTTCCGACCGTGATCCCCTTCCACCGCAAGGTCGTCCGCGACCCCGCCTTCGTGGGCGACGGCGAGAAGTTCGACGTCTTCACGCGCTGGATCGAGACCGAGTTCGTCAACGACATCCCTGCGTGGGACGGCGAGCTGGAAGACCCTGCCGTCGCCTCCGGGCGTCACACGGTCGTCGTCGAGGTCAGCGGAAAGCGCCTTGAGGTCTCGCTCCCCGATCGCGTCGCCGTGGCCGCGGGGACCGCGGGTCGTCCCGCAGCCGTGCCGCCCTCGCGTCGCAGCCACGCCACCACCGCATCCGCCGGCGCCTCGGGTGACGCCGTCAAGTCGCCCATGCAGGCGACGGTCGTCAAGCTCGCCGTCGAAGAGGGCCAGCAGGTCGTCAAGGGCGACCTCGTCGTGGTACTCGAGGCCATGAAGATGGAGCAGCCGCTGCAGGCGCACAAGGACGGCGTCATCGGCAACGTGAACGCCACCGCCGGCGAGACCGTATCCGCCGGGCACCAGCTTCTGACGATCTCCTGA
- a CDS encoding NAD(P)H-quinone dehydrogenase, with translation MASSPFERTQRVAVLGGGPGGYEAALAAAQLGAEVTLVERVGVGGSAVLTDVVPSKSLIATADAAVAISEASDLGVQFYAKGGDGKPLKPQVAINLAAVNKRLLALARQQSDDMRATLIEAGVRLISGHGRVEGPNAVVVSTGPGGTDFDRIEADTLVVSVGASPRELDSAKPDGERILTWTQLYDMKALPEHLIVVGSGVTGAEFASAYMNLGAKVTLISSRDQVLPGEDEDAAHVLEKVFKRGGMQVLAKSRADKVERQGEGVVVTLSDGRTVEGSHCLMAVGSIPNTRGIGLEEAGVELTESGHVRVNKVARTSVPNIYAVGDCTNFFPLASVASMQGRTAVFHALGDIVIPLEQRKITSNIFTAPEIATVGWGEADVEAGVADGIVYKLPLSANPRAKMMGIKDGFVKIVARKGSGTVIGGVIVAPKASELIYPIAVAVERRLTVDQVSRVFAAYPSLSGSITDATRAMHLFNIS, from the coding sequence ATGGCGTCTTCTCCTTTCGAGCGTACTCAGCGTGTTGCCGTGCTCGGCGGCGGTCCCGGTGGATATGAGGCGGCGCTCGCCGCAGCCCAGCTCGGTGCAGAGGTCACGCTCGTCGAACGTGTGGGGGTCGGCGGCTCCGCGGTGCTGACCGATGTCGTTCCGTCGAAGAGCCTGATCGCGACGGCAGATGCGGCGGTCGCGATCTCCGAGGCATCCGATCTCGGCGTGCAGTTCTATGCAAAGGGCGGCGACGGCAAGCCGCTCAAGCCTCAGGTCGCCATCAACCTCGCCGCCGTCAACAAGCGTCTGCTGGCCCTCGCCCGTCAGCAGTCGGATGACATGCGCGCCACGCTGATCGAAGCGGGAGTGCGCCTCATCTCCGGTCACGGTCGCGTCGAGGGCCCCAACGCGGTCGTCGTCTCGACCGGCCCTGGAGGAACCGATTTCGATCGGATCGAGGCCGACACGCTCGTCGTGTCGGTGGGTGCGTCGCCGCGTGAGCTCGACTCCGCCAAGCCCGATGGCGAGCGCATCCTCACCTGGACCCAGCTCTACGACATGAAGGCGCTTCCCGAGCACCTCATCGTCGTCGGATCGGGTGTCACCGGTGCCGAGTTCGCCTCCGCATACATGAACCTCGGCGCGAAGGTCACGCTGATCTCCAGTCGGGACCAGGTTCTCCCCGGCGAGGACGAGGACGCTGCGCACGTGCTCGAGAAGGTCTTCAAGCGCGGCGGGATGCAGGTGCTCGCGAAGTCCCGCGCCGACAAGGTCGAGCGCCAGGGCGAGGGCGTCGTCGTGACGCTCTCCGACGGACGGACCGTCGAGGGCAGCCACTGCCTCATGGCGGTCGGATCGATCCCGAACACCCGCGGAATCGGCCTCGAGGAGGCGGGCGTCGAGCTCACCGAGTCCGGCCACGTGCGCGTCAACAAGGTCGCTCGCACGTCGGTGCCGAACATCTACGCGGTCGGCGACTGCACGAACTTCTTCCCGCTCGCATCCGTCGCCTCGATGCAGGGACGCACCGCCGTGTTCCACGCGCTCGGCGACATCGTGATCCCGCTGGAGCAGCGCAAGATCACCTCGAACATCTTCACCGCACCCGAGATCGCGACGGTCGGCTGGGGCGAGGCGGATGTCGAGGCGGGCGTCGCCGACGGCATCGTCTACAAGCTGCCCCTCTCGGCCAACCCGCGAGCGAAGATGATGGGCATCAAGGACGGCTTCGTGAAGATCGTCGCGCGCAAGGGCTCCGGGACGGTCATCGGCGGTGTGATCGTCGCGCCCAAGGCATCCGAGCTCATCTACCCGATCGCCGTCGCCGTCGAGCGACGTCTGACGGTCGATCAGGTCTCCCGTGTCTTCGCGGCCTACCCGTCGCTGTCGGGCAGCATCACGGATGCGACGCGGGCGATGCATCTGTTCAACATCTCCTGA
- a CDS encoding purine-nucleoside phosphorylase: MTEWHNPLDDPAALPQEIAAQAAADIARLTGVESHDIAVTLGSGWGKAADLLGETVATIPATEVAGFTAAAVVGHSGTLRSILTPSGKRVLVIGARTHYYEQHGVRRVVHSVRTAAATGARTMVLTNGAGGIKETWKPGTPVLISDHINLTADSPLEGANFVDLTDLYSSRLRDIARSIDPSLDEGVYCQFRGPHYETPAEVQMAKIIGGHIVGMSTALEAIAAREAGMEVLGMSLITNLAAGIQTTPLSHEEVIAAGREAEPVISSLLAQIIEAL; the protein is encoded by the coding sequence ATGACTGAATGGCACAACCCTCTCGATGACCCCGCCGCACTCCCCCAGGAGATCGCCGCGCAGGCAGCAGCGGACATCGCGCGCCTGACCGGCGTCGAGAGCCACGACATCGCCGTCACGCTCGGAAGCGGCTGGGGCAAGGCCGCCGATCTCCTCGGCGAGACGGTCGCGACGATCCCCGCGACGGAGGTCGCCGGATTCACCGCGGCCGCGGTCGTCGGACACTCGGGCACGCTGCGCTCGATCCTCACCCCCTCCGGGAAGCGCGTCCTCGTGATCGGCGCACGCACGCACTACTACGAGCAGCACGGTGTCCGCCGCGTCGTGCACAGTGTGCGCACGGCCGCCGCGACCGGCGCCCGCACGATGGTGCTGACCAACGGCGCCGGCGGCATCAAGGAGACGTGGAAGCCGGGCACTCCCGTACTCATCAGCGACCACATCAACCTCACGGCCGACTCGCCGCTCGAGGGTGCCAACTTCGTGGACCTCACCGACCTGTACTCGTCCCGACTGCGCGACATCGCGCGCAGCATCGATCCTTCTCTCGATGAGGGCGTGTACTGCCAGTTCCGCGGCCCGCACTACGAGACGCCCGCCGAGGTGCAGATGGCGAAGATCATCGGCGGACACATCGTGGGCATGTCCACGGCGCTCGAGGCCATCGCCGCGCGCGAGGCGGGCATGGAAGTGCTCGGGATGTCGCTCATCACGAATCTGGCCGCAGGCATCCAGACCACGCCCCTCAGCCACGAAGAGGTGATCGCCGCGGGCCGCGAGGCCGAGCCCGTCATCTCGTCGCTGCTCGCGCAGATCATCGAGGCGCTGTGA
- a CDS encoding phospho-sugar mutase — MRQDPDPETRDELAGIITRAASGDATALADLDDRFGARLEFGTAGLRGALAAGSNRMNRVLVAQAAAGFAAFLVERAGAGRRPTVVIGYDGRKNSRTFATDSAELFAGAGLRTILLPRLLPTPVLAFAVRHLGADAGVMVTASHNPPNDNGYKVYLGGADEGAQIVSPSDAEIAAHIERVAALGDITALPRSAEFETADESVVDAYIRATAAVAPAPEAAAGLRWVYTAMHGVGWETFSRVVAHAGYPAPRTVDAQLLPDPSFRTVAFPNPEEPGAMELSFARARAVGAQLIIANDPDADRLAVAIPDQMATGGWRRLTGNEIGLLLGWRAARAAQGTPGASLACSLVSSPGLGAIAEAYGLDFHETLTGFKWISRAPGIVYGYEEALGYLVNPETVRDKDGISSAVALLGMAADARSRGVTIADLLDELTAEIGAFASGQVSIRVEDVSLIGRIMAALRQSPPAAVGDTPIDSAEDLLQAAPGSPRGDVLRYRLSDGSRVIVRPSGTEPKLKVYIDARAVTTADAQRQVAALETGVRALLDALS, encoded by the coding sequence ATGCGCCAGGACCCCGACCCGGAGACGCGCGACGAACTCGCGGGCATCATCACGCGCGCGGCGAGTGGTGATGCGACAGCACTCGCTGACCTCGACGACCGCTTCGGTGCACGACTGGAGTTCGGCACCGCGGGTCTGCGTGGCGCGCTCGCGGCGGGCAGCAACCGTATGAACCGTGTGCTCGTCGCCCAGGCCGCCGCCGGTTTCGCAGCGTTCCTCGTGGAGCGCGCCGGTGCCGGGCGCCGCCCGACGGTCGTGATCGGCTACGACGGCCGCAAGAACTCCCGCACCTTCGCCACGGACTCGGCGGAGCTCTTCGCCGGCGCCGGGCTGCGCACGATCCTCCTGCCGCGACTGCTGCCCACACCGGTGCTCGCCTTCGCTGTGCGTCACCTCGGTGCGGATGCCGGAGTCATGGTCACTGCGAGTCACAACCCGCCGAACGACAACGGCTACAAGGTCTATCTCGGCGGAGCCGACGAGGGCGCGCAGATCGTCTCGCCCTCGGATGCCGAGATCGCGGCGCACATCGAACGCGTGGCCGCGCTCGGTGACATCACCGCGCTCCCGCGCTCCGCAGAGTTCGAGACGGCGGACGAGTCCGTCGTCGACGCGTACATCCGCGCGACGGCGGCTGTTGCGCCTGCCCCCGAGGCTGCGGCGGGCCTGCGCTGGGTCTACACCGCCATGCACGGTGTCGGCTGGGAGACGTTCTCGCGTGTCGTCGCGCACGCCGGCTACCCGGCACCGCGCACGGTGGACGCCCAGCTCCTGCCCGACCCGTCCTTCCGCACCGTCGCGTTCCCCAACCCGGAGGAGCCCGGAGCGATGGAGCTCTCCTTCGCCCGCGCGCGTGCCGTCGGCGCGCAGCTCATCATCGCCAATGACCCGGATGCGGATCGCCTGGCCGTCGCGATTCCCGACCAGATGGCCACCGGCGGCTGGCGTCGCCTGACCGGAAACGAGATCGGACTGCTGCTCGGCTGGCGCGCCGCCCGCGCCGCGCAGGGCACACCCGGAGCATCCCTCGCCTGCTCGCTCGTCTCCTCCCCCGGGCTCGGCGCGATCGCCGAGGCCTACGGGCTCGACTTCCATGAGACGCTCACCGGCTTCAAATGGATCTCCCGCGCCCCCGGCATCGTCTACGGCTACGAAGAGGCGCTCGGCTACCTCGTGAACCCGGAGACCGTGCGCGACAAGGACGGCATCTCGTCGGCCGTGGCGCTGCTCGGAATGGCGGCGGATGCCCGCTCCCGCGGAGTGACGATCGCCGATCTGCTCGACGAGCTGACTGCCGAGATCGGTGCGTTCGCGAGCGGTCAGGTCTCGATCCGGGTCGAGGATGTCTCCCTCATCGGTCGCATCATGGCGGCGCTGCGCCAGTCTCCTCCGGCCGCAGTCGGGGACACGCCGATCGATTCGGCGGAGGACCTGCTCCAGGCGGCTCCGGGAAGCCCGAGGGGTGATGTCCTGCGTTACCGACTTTCGGACGGCTCCCGCGTGATCGTTCGCCCCAGCGGCACCGAGCCCAAGCTCAAGGTCTACATCGATGCACGCGCGGTCACGACGGCGGATGCTCAGCGTCAGGTCGCCGCGCTCGAGACGGGCGTGCGCGCCCTGCTCGACGCGCTTTCCTGA
- a CDS encoding sulfite exporter TauE/SafE family protein: MTLALVGVAALIAALIQRITGLAFVLVLIGPIVLAYGPIEGVTLAVFLAVIASIIAVPSAWRDVDWRRTLWLLGAGVLAAPFGALVTRLLPEPALLFLIGAMAVLALTASRLSSVSQVLRGRNGAAVSGAVAGFMHAASGLSGPALAAFAIGDRWDQRRFAASAQVIFLGFGIASVLLRGMPVSPPLDVAVLAAATALGIIGGAFLVRVVPPHIARHAMLFFAWAGAIVVLVRASIALFG, translated from the coding sequence GTGACCCTCGCCCTCGTCGGCGTCGCGGCACTGATCGCGGCGCTGATCCAGCGCATCACCGGGCTCGCCTTCGTGCTCGTCCTGATCGGCCCGATCGTCCTCGCGTACGGGCCGATCGAGGGCGTCACGCTCGCCGTCTTCCTCGCCGTGATCGCCTCGATCATCGCCGTGCCCTCCGCATGGCGCGACGTCGACTGGCGGCGCACGCTGTGGTTGCTCGGCGCCGGCGTGCTCGCGGCTCCCTTCGGCGCGCTCGTGACCCGGTTGCTCCCGGAGCCTGCCCTGCTCTTCCTCATCGGAGCGATGGCGGTCCTGGCGCTGACTGCGAGCCGCCTCTCGTCCGTGTCACAGGTCTTGCGGGGCCGCAACGGCGCTGCCGTCTCCGGCGCGGTCGCGGGCTTCATGCACGCCGCGAGCGGGCTCTCCGGTCCCGCGCTCGCCGCCTTCGCGATCGGCGATCGCTGGGACCAGCGCCGATTCGCCGCGAGCGCGCAGGTGATCTTCCTCGGCTTCGGAATCGCCTCGGTCCTCCTCCGCGGAATGCCCGTGTCGCCTCCCCTCGATGTGGCGGTGCTGGCTGCTGCCACCGCGCTCGGGATCATCGGCGGCGCGTTCCTGGTGCGCGTCGTTCCCCCGCACATCGCCCGCCATGCCATGCTGTTCTTCGCCTGGGCGGGAGCGATCGTCGTCCTCGTACGGGCGAGCATCGCGCTCTTCGGTTAA
- a CDS encoding flavin-containing monooxygenase, translating into MSTYAIIGAGPSGLAAARALQKAGVAFDGFEASHDVGGLWDITNPRSTMYESAHLISSRTTTEFAEFPMRSRVDYPGHRVLQGYFGDYADHFRLRERFRFDTRVTHLEPRDGGWDLTAEDASGSSTQWYDGVILANGTLAEPNVPTFRGAFDGEILHTSAYKDASLLTGKRVLLIGAGNSGCDIAVDAVHHAASIDMSVRRGYYFVPRYLFGRPSDTLNQGKPLPAKIKQFIDTRILRAFTGDPVRFGFPKPDYKIYESHPIVNTLILNHLGQGDLRIRPDIDRFEGHTVHFRDGSSDEYDLVLLATGYTLDYPFVAKEHLAWRGASPRLFLNMFPASFNGLFVVGMIEASGIGWQGRYEQAELLAAYLRAVATAPDAASRFRARVANEAWPDVTGGYNYLGLDRMSYYVNKDAYRGAMRAEKKKLEDA; encoded by the coding sequence ATGAGCACCTACGCCATCATCGGCGCCGGCCCCTCGGGCCTGGCAGCCGCCCGCGCGCTGCAGAAGGCCGGCGTCGCCTTCGACGGATTCGAGGCCTCGCACGACGTCGGCGGCCTCTGGGACATCACGAATCCGCGCAGCACGATGTATGAATCGGCGCACCTCATCTCCTCACGCACGACGACCGAGTTCGCTGAGTTCCCGATGCGCAGCCGCGTCGACTACCCCGGACACCGGGTCCTGCAGGGCTACTTCGGCGACTACGCCGACCACTTCCGACTGCGCGAGCGATTCCGCTTCGACACGCGCGTCACGCACCTCGAGCCCCGCGACGGGGGCTGGGATCTCACGGCAGAGGACGCCTCCGGCTCGAGCACGCAGTGGTACGACGGCGTCATCCTCGCCAACGGCACGCTCGCGGAGCCGAATGTGCCGACCTTCCGCGGCGCCTTCGACGGAGAGATCCTGCATACGAGCGCCTACAAGGACGCATCCCTGCTCACCGGAAAGCGTGTGCTGCTGATCGGCGCCGGCAACTCCGGATGCGACATCGCCGTGGACGCCGTGCACCATGCGGCATCGATCGACATGAGTGTGCGGCGCGGCTACTACTTCGTCCCCCGCTACCTGTTCGGTCGTCCGAGCGACACACTCAACCAGGGCAAGCCCCTGCCCGCGAAGATCAAGCAGTTCATCGACACGCGCATTCTGCGCGCCTTCACGGGCGACCCCGTGCGCTTCGGGTTCCCGAAGCCGGACTACAAGATCTACGAGTCACATCCGATCGTCAACACGCTGATCCTGAACCATCTCGGTCAGGGCGACCTGCGCATCCGTCCCGACATCGACCGGTTCGAGGGACACACGGTGCATTTCCGCGACGGATCCAGCGATGAGTACGACCTCGTCCTCCTCGCCACCGGCTACACGCTCGACTACCCCTTCGTCGCGAAAGAGCATCTCGCCTGGCGCGGAGCCTCGCCACGACTGTTCCTGAACATGTTCCCGGCGTCGTTCAACGGGCTGTTCGTCGTCGGGATGATCGAAGCATCCGGCATCGGCTGGCAGGGCAGATACGAGCAGGCCGAGCTCCTCGCCGCCTATCTCCGCGCAGTCGCCACCGCTCCGGATGCCGCCTCGCGGTTCCGCGCCCGCGTCGCGAATGAGGCCTGGCCGGATGTGACCGGCGGCTACAACTACCTGGGCCTTGACCGCATGTCGTACTACGTGAACAAAGACGCCTACCGTGGCGCGATGCGCGCCGAGAAGAAGAAGCTGGAGGACGCATGA
- a CDS encoding bile acid:sodium symporter family protein translates to MNVDDVVLNFTPGTLMILNVVLGLIMLGIALDTAPRDFRVVAKHPKPFAIAIGAQLVLLPAVTFLLTLVLPVTPSMALGMILVACCPPGNISQVLTHRSGGNVALSVSMTAVGNLLYIVAMPLSIAFWGSLHPTARLLLHEVALNPWTMLLEIFLIIGLPFAVGLLLRAKFPRFAARVQPFVKWFSLIALVGFIVGALVGNWAVFLSVIGVVLAVVALHDAVALALGYGTAVLGGLGTRERKAITFEVGIRNAGLGLGLVFAFFGGLGGMAVVAGWWGIWDIVAGLILAGLWARHTKRRTGSVTGDATPHAHRTTGTTASEARP, encoded by the coding sequence ATGAACGTCGATGACGTGGTGCTGAACTTCACTCCCGGCACCCTGATGATCCTCAACGTCGTGCTCGGGCTGATCATGCTCGGCATCGCCCTGGACACGGCGCCGCGCGACTTCCGGGTCGTCGCGAAGCATCCGAAGCCCTTCGCGATCGCGATCGGCGCCCAGCTGGTCCTGCTGCCGGCGGTGACGTTCCTGCTCACCCTTGTGCTGCCGGTGACGCCGTCGATGGCCCTCGGGATGATCCTGGTGGCGTGCTGTCCTCCCGGCAACATCTCGCAGGTGCTGACGCATCGCTCGGGGGGCAACGTGGCCCTGTCGGTGTCGATGACCGCCGTCGGCAATCTGCTGTACATCGTGGCGATGCCTCTCAGCATCGCGTTCTGGGGATCGCTGCATCCGACGGCGCGCCTCCTGCTGCACGAGGTCGCCCTCAACCCCTGGACGATGCTGCTCGAGATCTTCCTGATCATCGGCCTGCCGTTCGCCGTCGGGCTGTTGCTGCGCGCGAAGTTCCCGCGCTTCGCCGCGCGCGTGCAGCCGTTCGTGAAGTGGTTCAGCCTCATCGCCCTGGTCGGATTCATCGTGGGCGCGCTCGTGGGCAACTGGGCGGTGTTCCTCAGCGTGATCGGCGTCGTGCTCGCGGTCGTCGCTCTGCACGACGCCGTCGCCCTCGCTCTGGGATATGGGACGGCCGTGCTCGGCGGACTCGGCACCCGCGAGCGCAAGGCGATCACCTTCGAGGTCGGCATCCGCAACGCAGGTCTCGGCCTCGGTCTCGTCTTCGCCTTCTTCGGCGGTCTGGGTGGCATGGCCGTCGTCGCCGGATGGTGGGGAATCTGGGACATCGTCGCCGGTCTCATCCTCGCGGGGCTCTGGGCCCGGCACACGAAGCGCCGCACCGGCAGCGTCACGGGCGACGCGACCCCGCACGCGCACAGGACCACAGGCACGACCGCGTCCGAGGCGCGCCCGTGA
- a CDS encoding SDR family oxidoreductase, whose translation MTRILITGGGGFLGSHVARQLAARDDVDLVVSGDVRIGADARPGVIDVVADVTDATALAPLLRRYDIDTVVHLAAIVNPGRDVDLEYRVDVEGSAHVLAACAEAGVRRIVVSSSGAAYGYHADNPTWITEDAPIRGNDEFPYSRHKRLVEEMLAGYRVSHPELSQVIFRIGTILGPSVQNQITALWDGPRILRIAGSDSPFVFVWVDDVAAAMVHAATDGPAGIFNVAGDGALSVTEIAARLRKPLLTVPAGALSLALRVGRMLRLTVHGPEKVRFLRYRPVLDNTRLKRDFGFTPARTSSEAFDEYLATHPGVARR comes from the coding sequence GTGACGCGGATCCTCATCACCGGCGGAGGCGGGTTCCTCGGTTCGCATGTGGCCCGGCAGCTGGCTGCGCGCGACGACGTGGACCTCGTGGTCTCGGGTGACGTCCGCATCGGCGCGGACGCGCGTCCCGGAGTCATCGACGTCGTCGCAGACGTCACAGACGCGACGGCGCTCGCTCCGCTCCTGCGCCGCTACGACATCGACACCGTCGTGCATCTCGCCGCGATCGTGAATCCCGGAAGAGACGTCGATCTCGAATACCGGGTGGACGTCGAGGGTTCAGCGCACGTTCTCGCCGCCTGCGCGGAAGCGGGCGTGCGTCGCATCGTCGTTTCGAGCTCAGGTGCGGCCTACGGGTATCACGCCGACAACCCCACCTGGATCACGGAGGACGCGCCGATCCGCGGCAATGACGAGTTCCCGTACTCACGTCACAAGCGGCTCGTCGAGGAGATGCTGGCCGGCTACCGTGTCTCGCATCCGGAGCTCTCACAGGTGATCTTCCGCATCGGCACGATTCTCGGTCCCTCCGTGCAGAACCAGATCACGGCGCTCTGGGACGGGCCACGCATCCTTCGCATCGCGGGTTCCGACTCCCCCTTTGTCTTCGTCTGGGTGGACGATGTGGCGGCGGCGATGGTGCACGCGGCGACGGACGGTCCCGCGGGGATCTTCAACGTCGCGGGCGACGGCGCCCTGAGCGTGACCGAGATCGCTGCGCGCCTCCGCAAACCGCTCCTCACGGTTCCGGCGGGCGCGCTGTCGCTCGCGCTGCGGGTCGGTCGGATGCTGCGCCTGACCGTGCACGGCCCGGAGAAGGTGCGCTTCCTGCGCTATCGTCCGGTGCTGGACAACACGCGCCTGAAGCGCGACTTCGGCTTCACTCCTGCACGGACGTCGAGCGAGGCGTTCGACGAGTATCTCGCCACGCACCCGGGCGTCGCCCGCCGATAG
- a CDS encoding carbohydrate ABC transporter permease: MTTAPAATATEALIVRDKKVRKPRERFTLSRTIKYAVMILFVLIVLTPVYVLLVTSFKGAGDASPVRAWNLPEIWTLDNWVGAWNALAPSIGRSFLIVIPAALISAMLGSMNGYVLSLWTFRGANLVFTLILFGMFIPYQAVMIPLLQLMLGAGVPSGVPALILLHVIYGIPITTLIFRNYYQTVPKELIEAGRVDGAGMLRTYWSVVLPISIPSFVVVLIWQFTNAWNDFLFAVFFSSSQNGPVTLALNNLANGALLQDYGISMAGALLASLPPLLVYILLGKYFVGGLMSGSVKG; the protein is encoded by the coding sequence ATGACCACCGCACCCGCCGCGACGGCGACAGAAGCGCTCATCGTCCGGGACAAGAAGGTCCGGAAGCCCCGTGAGCGGTTCACGCTCTCGCGCACGATCAAGTACGCGGTCATGATCCTGTTCGTCCTGATCGTGCTGACGCCGGTCTACGTGCTGCTTGTGACGAGTTTCAAGGGGGCGGGCGACGCCTCCCCGGTTCGGGCCTGGAACCTGCCGGAGATCTGGACGCTCGACAACTGGGTCGGGGCATGGAACGCGCTCGCTCCCTCGATCGGGCGCTCGTTCCTCATCGTGATCCCGGCAGCGCTCATCTCGGCGATGCTCGGCTCGATGAACGGCTACGTGCTGTCGCTCTGGACGTTCCGAGGTGCGAACCTCGTGTTCACCCTGATCTTGTTCGGCATGTTCATCCCGTACCAGGCTGTGATGATCCCCCTCCTGCAGCTCATGCTGGGGGCGGGGGTGCCCAGCGGTGTGCCGGCACTCATCCTGCTGCACGTCATCTACGGCATCCCGATCACGACGCTCATCTTCCGCAACTACTACCAGACGGTGCCGAAGGAGCTCATCGAAGCCGGGCGTGTGGATGGCGCCGGGATGCTGCGCACCTACTGGTCGGTCGTGCTGCCGATCTCGATCCCGAGCTTCGTCGTCGTGCTGATCTGGCAGTTCACGAACGCGTGGAACGACTTCCTGTTCGCCGTGTTCTTCTCCTCCAGTCAGAACGGCCCCGTGACGCTGGCGCTGAACAACCTCGCCAACGGCGCGCTGCTGCAGGACTACGGCATCTCGATGGCCGGTGCTCTGCTCGCATCACTGCCGCCGCTACTCGTGTACATCCTGCTGGGGAAGTACTTCGTCGGCGGGCTCATGTCGGGCTCGGTGAAGGGGTAG